CAGTGGGACGCGCTGGCTCCGTCACCTGTGCCGATCTCGCTGGCGTCCCTGCTGGAGCATTATGTCTGGGTGATCGATCACGCCATTCGCATGGAGACCGCGGCATTTGCGAGCACGACAAAGGGTGCTGCAGTAGGTTTTTCGGGTCGGGTGACGTTCGGGGCTGCGCGCCGGGACGATCTGTCCTCGGAGATATGGGCAGAGTGGCGGTATGTCGATGCACTGTGCGTTCTAGCGGCTTTTGGCTATTTTGCGGGACCCGGCTGGCGGACCAGTCACGGCCTGGGGCAGACGCTGCCACTGGCCTTTAGAAAAGGAGGATGAGAGAATGTCCTGGGTATTTCTGAGCTATTCACGCCGTGACCTGGATTTTGTGGCAGACTTTGCAGCCCGGCTCCGGCGGCGTAACGTGCGCGTGTGGATGGACAAGAGCGACATCAAAGCCGGGAGCAACTGGCAGGAGGCGATTCGCGCCTCGGTGCGCGCCAGCGCAGTGGTGATTGTCGTGCTCTCACCGGATGCCGCTGGCTCGGAGTGGGTGGGTATCGAGCTGGACGAAGCCCTCGATCAGGGCATCACGGTGATTCCGTATGTGTACCAGGAGACGGAACTTCCGCTCCGGCTGAAACGCACTCAAGCCATTTTTCACCGCGATTCAGAAGCGTTCGAGCAGGTAACGACCGCGCTACCCGCTACGGTGCGCATTCACGACAGCGTCGTAGTCGAGCGAGGGCTGATTGGCCGCCCTGATTTGACCTTGGCGCAAGCAGCGGAAGGCGTGCATGGCGCGCTTGACGGTCTGTATGTGATGGTGGCCGGGCAGCGGATCGATCTGGTGGGGCTACCGTTGCGTCCAACGCGCTACTGCTCGACATATTTAGTGGGCCGTGCTGCCGATACGCTCGAATGGCATTCGCCAGTGCAGCTGGGTTTGCAGTTCGCACAATCTTATCCTGGCGATCATTTTGCCTCCGGCATCGCGGCGCATTGTTTGGTCCCTGAATCGCCTGATTTCAAGTTGAGGATGCTGCTTATACGCGGGCCGCTGCAAATAGGCTATGCGCCGGATCGGGGCTACCAGGCAGCGTATGGCCTGGATCCAGATGCGCCGGATGAATGGGAGGACGCAGTCGCGGCTGCACACATGGCCCTAGAGATCTATAGCAAGGGCACGCAGCGCCCAGACCTCCAGTTGTTCGCTATGGGGCCGGGCGTGATTCTCTACCGGTTGGGCGAGAAGCACCGCGAGTACGTGCGCACGGAGCTCTACCAGATGGTTCCGGCGCGCAAGAAGTACGTGCGTGTGCTGTGAATGCTTGCGTTTAGAATGGTGAGAACACAAAATACACCTGAGAAGCGCGTGCCTATAGCTGGGTGTTGTACACAACAGCAGTGAAGGCTTCGAGCGACATTGCTTCTTGCTTCGGGGCCCGGCTGTTCTGCTTGCGTGTTATGCCCGTTAGTGTCGACCCACTTGCGCGTCATGCTCCCGGTCTTGTTCCTGCCAGTGCTCCGAAATGCGTGCTTGTGAGAACGTGTGTGTTAGCGTGTGCAGGCGATACTGCGGCGCTTGCAGCGAGCCGCTAACTTTCACCAGCGAGCAAGCGATTAGCTGTTCGACGGCGCTTTCGAGCGAGGCAGTCGAGCAGTGACCCACGTGCCTGAAGTTGTCTTGTCCAAGAGCTGGAGATTGAGCGGTGGCTTTGCTCAAGAGGGCACATGCCGGGGGGCGCAGGGATTGCCAACTTTGCCGGTAAAGGTATGCATACAGGTTGGCGACCATTTCGCTCTGGGCGGTGCGAAGATCCTGGAGGACGCGAGTGAGTGGCAGCCGGGTCAACTGGAACGCGAAGAACTTGAGTGCCAACGGGTTACCGCCGACAGCGTCGAAGATTGCCACTAAGGGATCATCCGCTAGCACGGAAGTCCGCCCCGCTGCCATCAGCGCATCTCGAAGCAGCGCCTCACTGTGCTCCAACGACAGCTCCGGTACTTTGACTACCTGGACATAGGGGCATCCCCCCAGGCCGTTACGGCTGGTCAGCATGAAGCGCGTTGACTCCGCCAGCTGCGCCATGCGTGACAGCAGCAGATCCGGATCTGCGAGGGCATCCACGCGATCGAGCACGACCAGATGCTGTCTGCGAGACAGCGCGGATCGGACGCGGTTGAACGTGAGAGCGCTCGGTGCGCCTGAAAACTCGTCCAGACTCAACTGACGCGCTATTTCTGCAATCACATCATCGGCGGTTCGCACAGGATTGTTGATGGGGTCGAGGTGTCCGGCGTTTGTAAAGCGCTCAGACTGTGCTGATATCCACAGAACGCCGTGCCAGTCCGGCTGCCGGTTCAGCCGCCAAGCGACTTCACGGGCCAGCGCTGTTTTGCCGATGCCGCCGATTCCCTCGAGACTGATGAAGGGTGGTGCGCTGGGCGAGTGGAGCAGGGCAGTGAGGTGTTCTACGAACGCCTCGACACCGTAAAGCTTGTGATAGTCGGGTGGAGGAATGTGCGCGCCGG
This sequence is a window from Aggregatilinea lenta. Protein-coding genes within it:
- the cas6 gene encoding CRISPR system precrRNA processing endoribonuclease RAMP protein Cas6 — translated: MRGIDVGPERTLPFAGLNVSPEEPCVWAGHTRFQVHADAAIAVPKLPESQQQVTLHFQSCTTFRLNAPDGFKANLPLPLPRHVFQSWLGQWDALAPSPVPISLASLLEHYVWVIDHAIRMETAAFASTTKGAAVGFSGRVTFGAARRDDLSSEIWAEWRYVDALCVLAAFGYFAGPGWRTSHGLGQTLPLAFRKGG
- a CDS encoding toll/interleukin-1 receptor domain-containing protein; the protein is MSWVFLSYSRRDLDFVADFAARLRRRNVRVWMDKSDIKAGSNWQEAIRASVRASAVVIVVLSPDAAGSEWVGIELDEALDQGITVIPYVYQETELPLRLKRTQAIFHRDSEAFEQVTTALPATVRIHDSVVVERGLIGRPDLTLAQAAEGVHGALDGLYVMVAGQRIDLVGLPLRPTRYCSTYLVGRAADTLEWHSPVQLGLQFAQSYPGDHFASGIAAHCLVPESPDFKLRMLLIRGPLQIGYAPDRGYQAAYGLDPDAPDEWEDAVAAAHMALEIYSKGTQRPDLQLFAMGPGVILYRLGEKHREYVRTELYQMVPARKKYVRVL
- a CDS encoding ATP-binding protein; translated protein: MRTDAITPELVKRALEGWQHDRLPPQALFGLRLLPHKDMTPTDLSRDLFRLFRAITFENVQALRRSAGLSSSDETDTPLLAIKADFQVKRARPSRTLKAWSAVYHRYLGPHHLNISDLADAAGYSPRNFRRHVNQGIKLLTHTLRDLERGASSFAVAPGAHIPPPDYHKLYGVEAFVEHLTALLHSPSAPPFISLEGIGGIGKTALAREVAWRLNRQPDWHGVLWISAQSERFTNAGHLDPINNPVRTADDVIAEIARQLSLDEFSGAPSALTFNRVRSALSRRQHLVVLDRVDALADPDLLLSRMAQLAESTRFMLTSRNGLGGCPYVQVVKVPELSLEHSEALLRDALMAAGRTSVLADDPLVAIFDAVGGNPLALKFFAFQLTRLPLTRVLQDLRTAQSEMVANLYAYLYRQSWQSLRPPACALLSKATAQSPALGQDNFRHVGHCSTASLESAVEQLIACSLVKVSGSLQAPQYRLHTLTHTFSQARISEHWQEQDREHDAQVGRH